A window of Diorhabda carinulata isolate Delta chromosome 7, icDioCari1.1, whole genome shotgun sequence contains these coding sequences:
- the LOC130896856 gene encoding 4'-phosphopantetheine phosphatase-like — MTGNEKHICPLLKNPENYNPDTLDLVDNLHARGYWLSCLEQMVKKFVNKAQYLNPQDPRATEKAEICYQEFHNLVEQVAADPSYLKPLSVRTLLEFNEDNLRSNNFKDAWQQQKESETLNALSQLKSRIAHIDAIEDFEERWQEIVQGVLAGNVFDWGAQIVRDILENSKSFGFEEAVKTIQKRPWFVDKFEDFVKKLKITPYRTCVIFVDNSGVDFVLGILPLTRALLLQGSKVILTANSYPALNDVTFQELNLYCQKAAEYCSILKDSLKNKQLIAVENGQKGPCLNLADLSAELCKSMESADLVIIEGMGRAVHTNLYTKLTVDCLKLAVLKNEWLAQNMGAEQFSVICDFDSVS, encoded by the exons ATGACTGGAAACGAAAAGCATATATGTCCTTTACTTAAGAACCCAGAAAATTATAATCCTGACACTTTGGACTTGGTGGATAATTTACATGCCAGAGGTTATTGGTTATCTTGTTTGGAGCAGATGGTGAAAAAATTTGTGAACAAAGCCCAATATTTAAATCCGCAAGATCCGAGAGCTACAGAAAAAGCGGAAATATGTTATCAAGAATTTCATAACCTTGTTGAACAAGTTGCAGCAGATCCTAG TTATCTAAAGCCATTAAGCGTCCGTACCCTACTTGAATTTAACGAAGACAATCTaagatcaaataatttcaaagatgCTTggcaacaacaaaaagaatctGAGACTTTAAACGCTTTAAGTCAATTGAAATCTAGAATTGCCCACATAGATGCTATAGAAGACTTTGAAGAAAGGTGGCAAGAAATCGTACAAGGTGTTTTAGCTGGTAATGTATTCGATTGGGGGGCACAAATTGTTcgagatattttagaaaattccaAAAGTTTTGGTTTTGAAGAAGCCGtgaaaacaatacaaaaacGACCTTGgtttgttgataaatttgaggattttgttaaaaaattaaag ataACTCCTTATAGAACTTGTGTAATTTTCGTAGATAATTCAGGAGTGGACTTTGTATTAGGCATTCTCCCATTAACCAGGGCGCTTCTGTTACAAGGATCAAAAGTGATATTGACCGCTAATAGTTATCCAGCATTGAATGATGTCACTTTTCAAGAACTCAATTTATATTGTCAGAAAGCCGCAGAATATTGCTCAATATTAAAAGATagcttaaaaaataaacaattgattgCTGTTGAAAATGGACAAAAAGGACCTTGTTTGAATTTAGCAGATTTATCTGCTG aACTTTGCAAATCAATGGAATCAGCAGATCTAGTGATAATAGAGGGTATGGGCCGAGCAGTTCACAccaatttatatacaaaattaactGTAGATTGTCTTAAATTGGCAGTACTTAAAAATGAATGGCTAGCACAAAATATGGGAGCTGAacaattttcagttatttgtgATTTTGATTCGGTTAGTTAA